The genomic window TTAATATTCACTAATGTGAACTTTTATCTATTAAACATTCCACTGATGTTAAAATCTGTGACATTCCAGTCAATTCTGAAGTTAAATACTTAGATATAATTATTTGTAAAGATAAGAAAGAAAAGATCAAAACTTAACTTTAAATAACCTCTTATCCTTGCAGTTCAACATAAATTGAATTCTTGGTTACAGTGTGATTTATCTATAACAGAAAGTGTGTTGCTTTCCAAAGCAGATGGGTTATTTATCCAGCAATGGCTCTGGAAGTTTCTGTGGAGACTTTGTTTGGAAATCTTAAAAATCACACAAAGTGTTATGATAGCTGATCAGGCAATGGAAGGTTTCGAGAAACAACCCCATCTTTTTGGAATATTATCCCAAATCATATTTACAGTTCAGTTGGAGGTCTGCATTTTTGTTACTATGACATCTCTAAAACACCTTTAAGcgtgtactcacactaggcatGCCCGAGTGTCTTTGACCCCCAAAGCCCGGTTCGTTTGACAAGTGTGATCACTCCATTCTGTGCCCGGAAGTGGTTCGTTTAGCCGGCCCTGGCCCGCTTGGAAGAGGTGGGCCAGAACATGATTCGGTTGGGCTCGAGCGTGGTTCGGCATGCAGTGTGAGCGCTAACCGTGCCAGAGCACAGAACAGCTACTACTTTTGTGTGCGCTACTGTCATCATTATGACAAACAGCAAACATCTTTATTACTACTCTGATGGTACACTTATCaattcatgtaattaatttgagTGTATTTGGGATTATAGGGGGTCTGATTCTCACCTTATTGATGAACAGGAATTGTAGTTTGCGAGTAAAGCTGCAAATTCCtccattacagttttttacagacgctaggacacatttctcaatacttaggtcacttttgcaaaactcttcacacagttctcctaaccaactttcagcttggcaaagcagttcatttcacattcaaaatgcactacaactaccaaaacactttattcGGGTCTCAAATCAACTAGCAGAGGTTGACAGCCGataaacacactttgtcacccacaaaacaattacctaaaaaacactaacaacatgtagcattatacaatgttttattgtgtaaacaaggacacatctatgtttatatttcactgcaatatatgttactggaatgaatcagacatgatgcagaattcgtcaatattttatgccgtttatttatttttattcttttgcactgagtaattccaaaatacaagaatttcTATACACACAGTCAACTGATGCAGATACAGATACAATAGTAATGCTAATCTACTCGGTCTTCTCCATTTGGCCACAGGTTCTCATCCACATCACATCTTATGTCATCTAGGGCAATACACCAAGGAAAGAATCTTCTGGCATGCCTGATCCATCCCTGGCAATCTTCTGCTGATATGTCCAGGCATCCAGCATTCATTGCGTCCAGAAGGGACATTTGATCGTGTGGACGGTGGTCATAAACCTTCCACCTCCATGAGGAAAAGAATTCCTCTATGGGGTTGAGGAATGGAGAGTATGGTGGGAGGAAAAGTGACTCCATTCTGGGATGGGCTGCAAACCACTCGGTGACTGCACGGGAGTGGTGAAATGCCACATTGTCCCATACAGTTATAAATGTTGGCTGATTCCTTCTCTCTACATCCCTTTCCTCACCTAGCACAACCCTTCCATAGAGATCATGCAGGAATGCAAGGAGACGTTCAGTGTTGTATGGCCCAATTAGTGGTTTGTGTAACAGCAGTCCATCAGTGGATATTGCtacgcacattgtgatgttggCACCTCTCTGGCCCGGGACATTCACTGTGGCTCTCTTCATTCCTCCCTCGTCGCCGTGTTTTGGCCAAGTTGAAACCCGCCTCATCCACAAAGATGAAAATGTGGGGTGTTTGCCTGCCTTCAATCTCCATGACTCTCTGAAATAAATCCACAAGGCAACATAAGCTGTTACAGTAGTAAATTTGGAAAacattgtctgtgtgtgtttggttttgttcaaAAACAGTTCTGTATTTTATTGTGCTCTTACCTGGACATATTGGTTCCTGAGTTGCTTGACATGTTCAGAGTTCCTCTCAAAAGGCACAGTGTACAATGGTTTCATCCTGACCTGATGTTTTTTCAGGACTCTAGAAATTGTTGTTATGCTTACACTGTGAATATTTGCAAAAGTAACATTGTCTGCCAAGACTCTCTCGAATCTCAGTGAGTTTTATCCCATTGTTTCTGATGACCATATCAACCATGGCAGTTTCCTGCACGTCAGTGAACATCCTTCCTCTCCCACCTGTGTGAGGTAACCGTTGAGTCCTAAGCAAAAAACAATTACACACAAGTTTATTTAGTTCTATAATGTGCAACTCAGTCAAATGCCCTTGCAGAATACAAGTTACCTGTTGGTTTGCCGGAAAACTCTAACAATAGATGCCACTGTAGAGCGTTGCAGATTTGGTTGCACTCTCTGACCAGCCTCTCTCATTGAGAGACCATGATTTACTACATGATCAATTACAGTAGCTCTGATCTCATCTGAGACTACAGCTCTTGATCTTCCTCTTATTCTTCTTCCAACACCACGCATACATATTCCTTGCCCCCTCCCAGCCACTCTTCTTCCTCTTTCAGCCACTTCTCTATTTCTGGCTGGGTCCATGTTTACATCACAATACAAAACTATTCAGCAGTAGTCTCCTTTTGTAATGAAATTGAAAGAGTAACACCTGTGTAGATGTTCATCTACAATGAGAATCAGCTGTGGCTGGTccaattgtttttatagcatttaattttaagatttgaaaatatatttcattaaaatattactgtaggaatgtagcaaattgctgtcttattcagttttgtatgatgttattgttttgaatacaagtttaacagttttgaaaacagtatgttaGCATGTGCAGATTGGCCTGTagacaaagagttttggcagttgttgtgtctgagtgagaaaagaattcattaAATTCGAGAGATGTagtcactgaatgcattttgtgccaaagcaatgataactgatcctcagtttagcccacatagacttctgttgtgctcactgtgtgaagagttttgcaaaagtgacctaagcattgagaaatgtgtcctagcgtctgtaaaaaactgtaatgtcaGCTGCCTTTGTAATGCGTGACCAGtgatatactgtaaacgaacatctgacgccgcccacactggAATGTGGCCGCCCatcatgaatatgtaaatatgtgccgtgcactttcttctcagtaacaaaataaacacaacaaaaatgagaaaacggcaagcatttattatagaaagcgtaagcatctgatcatagcaaCAGGGGTATGTTAGCATGACCTCTGCaaagtagcactccagtcacgtcatCTCCATACAGCACTTTaatcaatagattgcttaaaatcaagcagctttacagtatcaaacatgaaaaacagtgttagtgcctcatttttttAGAACCACagcttcattttgtactataaagcggctataCAGTGAGTTCATGTTGGCAATGAACACCAAACACATGACATGAGTcgagtgaaggcggagcctcagagcacacctcctattacgttatcatcacggaccaatggtagtacgaaagtgttttgcagctggagcgaactttccctgaaagtttgctttggcaagcCATTTCGAACTTTGTTTTTGCCTGATTTTGTTCgtaatgacgtcacatcagttcgttcttcgattaTACAGTATCCTGGGGCCTTAACTCTTTCTAGTTTTCATAAACAGGCTTTAATATGCTGGTccctaaaatgtaatttttcttCACATAGTTTTATGTGGAACAACCAAAACCTTATTTTAATAATTGGTTtgataaaaatatacttttaatgaGTCAACTTTCAGATTATAGGCCATTGATTTTGGTGCAATTCCTGATTGTGTTGATCAATGTCTTCTCAGCAGCTTATCAAACAGAAAATATTCAATTCTTAATAGAAATCAGATCTCTTTACCTGCTTGTGCAAGCTTTTGGAATAACAAATTTAATGATATAATATGGGAAGACTTCTGACTTCTTTGGCAAAAATACCTTTTATCTAATAAAGTTGTTTAAGTTTCTATTAAAAGTATTCACAACTGCTACCCAGTTAATTATAAACTAGCTAAATTTAATATTTCCCCCCATATGCTCCTTTTATCATCATTTTGAAGAGACAGTTAACCACTTATTTTGGGACTGTGTGTATTGCAAAGTACTTTGTGTTGATTTTTAAACTTTGTCTAACTTTTGTAGATGCCCAAAAATTGTTTTTTGGCGTTTCTCTGAATTTAGacacttttcattttaattttatacctAATGATGTCTTCTTGCTAAATTTTTATATTCACAAATGCAAGTTCTCAAAGAAAActatttaataaagttttttgattgatttataaACTGTTTGAGGAATTCAGAAAATTCTACTGCATGTAAGACTGTTACATAATACATTTAGGCtagtttaatatgttttaatgttATAACCCTCATAGTTGTATCATTTATCACCGTTTGTTGTCTTtgtagaataaaaaaataaaaacaagggTTTAGGGTGTAATTTGGGACTTGAGCCCTAAACAAGTGTGAATATTCACGTTTTTCATGGAATGTCATAATTCCAAGTACAGGTCTCTGCAGGACAATAGGGACTTTAAGCAGCGGCTGCtgatataacattaaaaaaaaagcagcacCAAGTGTCCTGCTAGTGGGAATGTTACAGgtttaatgttacatttaagGACATTCACTCAAATCAAATGTGTTGGGCCAATAAATGCCCACAGGAAATACTAAAGACCAGCTGAAAACCACTGATGAGAATCAACGCTCAACCCCTTCAGATGAGGTTTATAAGACACAGAGCGCAGGTTTACATCAGTGAGATCATGTACAGAAAGTCAGAGGAAGCAGGGTGAGTTTTTCATcagttttatttatcaaaagGTGTTTATGCGGTCAGCACACACGCTCCTCCAACACCCTTGATCTTCTCCTCGGCCCGCCGGCTGAAGAACTTGGCCTTCACGATCACCGGCTGCTTCGGCAGCTTGCCTTTGCCCAGCACTTTGAAGTAGCCCTGAAAAACAGCACAAGATCAGAGATCGGATCAAGAAATCAGATATAATTCATGCTTCATGACCATCTTTTTCAAGGTCATGTCATGAGGGCCAGACTATAGTAGTGAGGTAAACATCATAGACCAGGagtttaattaaaaagttaCAAGATGGGATTCAGGGATTCTCTCATGTCGGGAACATTTTCTTGTtatatattgcttaaaataaatCTATTGAACAAAAACAATGTACATAATCGAAATGCCCTCATGAGCAGAAAACAAAGTTAACTAGCAATTTTAAAGTTTGCCTGCTAACAATTTCCCCAATTTTTGTGACTATGTCCACGCGCTGAACACATCTCTTCATGCTTAAGACCAAGTATGTCCAAGGCTTGCGCACATATGTGCACAAGGCGGAGCGGGACGTGGAAAGTGAATTATACCCTGGGCTTTAGCGGGAGAAAGAAGCGACGCGTGCAGAGCGGAAAGGCCTTGAATGAAGCGTGTTTGACTCCGACGCTGAAAGATCATTTCCATAAACAGCCCGAGAGCTTGTGGTGTAAAAGTTAGTTAACTAAACGTTCTATTTAATACATATGCATTTGACTAAATGAAATTGGCCTCTAAATTTGAtataaaatcaaagccatatgtGCAACAGCTAACATTGCAAACAGTGAGCAGTATCACAACACTATGAGCGCATTTACACACAGTACGCGGATAACTCACAAAATCAGCTTATTGAAATAACCCACTGTTTGGGTACAAGTAAAACAATTCAACCAAGCAGGTAAACCACGTTTACATggctttattaataaataagttATTTCCTGATTGTGTCGTCAAATTATTGAGTATATAATTAtgagtattttatttatgtcaTGTCAGTTGTGATGTTTAAGCTTTAAAGCATGTGAGCAGGAGACTCACGGCTCACATATGATCCTCTCATGCAGCATTTACTGTACCATTTCGGACTGGTTCCTGTCACACACGCGCACTTCAATATGCCGGCAGAAAGCCGTTTAACGCGTTTACGTGCTGGTCGAAATCGGCGTGAATCCTGCTGTGATGATTGGTTTATGCTTGAAGGATGAGTTcacttcaaaatgaaaattagcccaagctttactcacactcaagccatcctagctgtaaatgaagagtttggttacaaaaccatttttatttttatttttttaaattgagtttccgccaaaatcagtattgtatctggtcggtattgaaaagtcatttattaattttgcacaaaatgcgatatccgtcgtgttattctgtcatattttctccctttctttccagaACGTGACAAACGCCAATCTACTTTCTCTACAGAACGcgatatccgctcaaccaatcacaacgCTCCATTCCTCgcactgtaaacagtaatggcgGCGCTCTGAATACAGCCGGCTTCCTAGTTTTCCTTGTCTGCTTTGTACTTtgtgaacaaaaacagaaaaattaataatttggaCAGCATTGATGAACCTGCAGTGGGGAAGAAACGCGAGTCATGGAAATGTCATCATTAACGCGAGGAGATTAAGATGATGAGGCACTCGAGTTCAACGACAGCATCAAACTTCTGTCACGCTCCCCAAAACTGAATCATGGACAGTttttaaaagccgtttttaataccaatgtactcggcaaatgtgtttatttagccgtgcggtggcgccagatactctttaatctgTAATGACAAATAacttataacattaacaagatgacccgTTGAGTTCATTTAGGGAGCGACGgctgaatgtgtttttagtcaaatgcctgtatattagataaatattggcaaagttcagaggctgtcatatatgtgaatcaacttactgCTGTGTATTTTCAACATGAAAAATAacatattgatggattaattgcattttggggaaaaaaataatcagtttttataataaacctttaaaaattctaattttgattttgattttcaatgtttttataaccaaaagatgctatgtgaaagtttgaaacagaaaatagtggttttcatcttgctgCTTTCtgggtaaagaaaacacctttttactcaaatcaatcaaaaatggagttattgcgttttggaaccaaactcttcatatgacttaattctttctgatgaacacaatcagagaaatattaataaatatcctgacacatcccagctttataatggcagtgaacgttACCAAACGAGTGTGAGCTGAAGACAGTGcttcatccacatccatccattaatAAAGTCCTTCAGTAGCAaagcgtttgtgtaaaaaactAATGTAACAAgtcatgaagtaaaatatctggCTTCCGCTAGACCGCCTTCTACTTACGAAGACAAGTGTAAACTGACGTCGCGTCAGTTATGTCTTTTTGTTGAATAGGACGTAGTGTAAGCTTtctgaaggcctttattaatggatggatgtggatgaagcactttcttcagctcacaCTCGTTTGGTaacgctcactgccattataaagctgggatgcgtcaggatatttattaatatttctctgattatgttcatcagaaagtcataaacacctaggatggcgtgagggcgagtaaagctggggctaattttcatttgaaagcaaactaatactttaaaatgtttatgatttaaTCCGATACAGGAAAACAGGTTAATGCTTTTACATGAACAAGCGTGTTGTCGGCTTAAGCATAATCATGCTACGAACGTGCATGTAATCGCACTCGATGTCCAATTTCAAAGCGGTTGTGACCGGATTAATTGACCGTTTAAGCTGTGAAATGAAAGGAAAGTGATGTTTTGACTCACGGCGCGCACGACGTCGATGATGGGCGCTGGGCCGTCAGGCTTCTTGCCGTAGTTGACCCTCGTCTGCTCGCTGACCAGCGTCCACAGCTTGTCCAGGTTAATGGTGGGGCAGAAGACAGTGTTCTTCTTCAGATGGTAATGCCTCATGCCCACCTTACCGAAATAACCTGGATGGCTGGAGGAGAAACACACCGATCGACATCAACACAACTGACCTGGATAATGACAAGCTGCTTATATCTGAACTCAACACACTTctgatgaagtttgcatcacTTCTGCCTCATGAATCACTCATCATATTCCTCATTTATCAGTGATTTCAGGTAAAAGCATGTGCTAAATGAGTGTAAATGTGTTCACTAGACCTATAAAGAACAGATTCCCTGATATCTACAGTTTCAGCGCTGTATGAGATCATTCACACACTAATAATCATCTGGACACACGTGACCTCTGTACTCACTATTTGTCGAAATTGATTCTGTGATGATGCATTCCTCCGGCATTACCGCGACCTCCGGGATGCTTTCTGTGTTTacctgcacaaacacacacacattaatgcCACGAAACACACTAAACATCACTAAAGCTCGCGAGCCGCGCGTGTTCACTGACCGATGCGCCCGTGCCCGTGGCTGACGTGCCCGCGCAGCTTCCTAGTCTTGGACTTCTTGGTCGGCTGTGGAGAGATTAACACATGTATTTCAGTGTGTTTAAAGTGTTTTGATATGAAAACAGATCCGGACTCAAACTACAGCGCTGTCAGAGAGCAGCAGCGCGAGCGACAACGCCGCTAAAATATCTCCATATCCCACACATCTGCACAATACTGACTAATAATCATACTTAGACACATAATGAAGCCATATCAATAAGTTATAAGCGTGTTCTGACTCGATTTAATACAGGATTAAGAAGGATTCATGTTTTAATGACAGTCGGAGAGCTCTTCATGAGCACCTACCATGGCGGCGAGAACGCAAAGAGGAAGTTTCCACTGTGATCTCGCGAGATAATGCGTGCCGATCGCTGTTCGCGGGATTACAGCGAGAGCGCGCCGCCAACAGGCCGGAGGCAAAACTACTAATATTAAATTTCGTCTTCAGTCTAATGTCTTAATCGAGCACATGAAATGTTAACAAAAGTGTAAATCAATACCATAGTAAATACCGAGAGAAAAAAGGTTTTATTTGACTTTCTATATGCGCGTGCGCCACACACTGTTTGTTGTGTAACCTGTTTATCTGAAGTATCAAATGACGTACGTGCCTCAGAGGAGACATTTGTATATGAAATTACTTTCTAATAATTTCAACGTTTGGTTCCTGAGATTAAAAACAAGGAAATATGTCCCAGATGATGATTAAATAAAAGCCAGTACGCAATAATCTCTCGATCAGCGCTGGTAACGGTAACAGTTATCACGTGACCTGCTCGAGCCCGCCGATGGTTTCCATGGCAGCACACCGGAAGTGAAGATgctgtgtttgtgtggatgCGGGAGGCAGGTGCAGCCGTCAGGTAATTAATGAAGAATTAAACATGTCTATCTCCACCTTTCAGAAGGTCACTATCGTGTCATGTGTGGTGCTGTGCGTCGCGCTCCTGCTGCCGAAGATGCTGCTGTCGCGAGGAAAGAGAGACTCCGaaggtattattattattacacacATCACATGATCTTTTATTAGTCTCTTTCTGTTCAAATACATGTTTTTCTTAGTATTTAATTCTTGAAAGTTGAAAGATATTAGAAAAAAACACCTATAGGCTAAATGAAAATAAGCATTGATTATTAAAGTAATTGAGTGTTTATGTGCACATGAGCAGCTCTGTGAATGGAGATCATATGAGTAAAGCATGATGGGAGTGTAAACACTGATCCCAGTGGATGTGTCAATATTGACTCAGCTCCCGCAGGACAGTTTCCTCCCGGGCCGCAGCGAGCGTCAGTGTCCGAGGAGCAGCGGCGGTCCGGCCGGCAGTTCTCCAGAGCCCACAATCCTGAAGCCATCGCCCGGGCCAAAGGAGCCGGAGCCGGAGCCGGGACCGGAGGGAAGTCCAACCTCGCGGGCCAGATCATCCCCATCTACGGCTTCGGCATCTTACTGTACATCCTGTACATCCTGTTCAAGGTGAGACGCACACCTGAGTTTGACCGGTGTCAGCTGAGCTCAGTGACCTGaagctgtttgtgtgtgtgttcaagaTCACGTCCAAGGGCAAAACCAGCAAACCTCCAGAGAGCCGCTTCGCCGCCGTCCGGTCAGAACACACCCAGAGGAAGATCAGTAAgaactcatccatccatctatctatctatctatctatctatctatctatctatctatctatctatctatctatctatctatctatctgtctatctatctgtatatctatctatctatctatctatctgtctatctatctatctatctatctgtatatctatctatctatctatctgtatatctatctatctatctatctatctatctatgtctgtgTATCTAATCCGTGTGTCTCTCTCAGCTGATTTTGAGTTGGCTCAGCTGCAGGACAGACTGAACGAGACGAAGGATGTGATTGAGAGAATCATTTCATCAGCCAGCGTCGgtacagacaggtgtgtgtgtgtgtgtgtgtgtgtgtgtgtgcttgtctACCTATCTAACAGATTGGTGTCGTAACACATTCACGAACAGGGGACCACCGAGCAAAGAGGGGACATTTTTCAGGTCCGCTgtttgtcatgctttaaatcatgttaaaatcaAAAAACGCTCTGctgaatttttttcatttttggccaaGTGGGGACCTAcaggtatgtgtgtgtttaaagggttagttcacccaaaaatgaaaataatgtcatttattactcgccctcatgccgttccacacccgtaagaccttcgttcatcttcagaacacaaattaagatatttttgatgaaatccgatggctcagtgaggcctgcatagccagcaatgacatttcctctctcaagatccattaatgtactaaaaacatatttaaatcagttcatgtgagtacagtggttcaatattaatattataaagccaccagaatatttttggtgcaccaaaaaaacccgaaataacgacttatttagtgatggccgatttcaaaacactgcttcaggaagcttcggatcataaatgaatcagtgtgtcgaatcatgattcgcatcgcgtgtcaaactgctgaaatcacgtgactccgaaccgctgattcgacacaaaagatgaagCTGAAAAAAAGCCTAAACCCAACTAGTTTCAAACTTTCAttacattaaaatgaaattcTACCCAgaagtatttaaaaataaagtggaaataaactgccaTCAACAGGATCAGGTGTCACTCTGTAGCAGGTCAAGACTCAACATTTTCTGTTGACTCGCTGCATTGAATATGTTCAGCTGTTATGATTGACAAAACATCCCGTGTTTCGGTCATGACTGCACAGTTTCAGTAGTGACAGTAATGCGTCGGTACCAACCACATCACATGACACAATTTAACTCGCATactaaaacatgaaaacactaATGATTTGCATAACTGTACTGAAATTGTTTATTTCcccaaataaatgattatgtTCCCTTCTGTCACTATCAAAGCAATGATGACGTGTTTCGGTTGTGACTGTTATAGTGACaatttcagatatttttgaGAAATGCCTAATCAGCACATGGTTAGCTAGCACAGTTCTGGAGAGTttta from Chanodichthys erythropterus isolate Z2021 chromosome 24, ASM2448905v1, whole genome shotgun sequence includes these protein-coding regions:
- the ric3b gene encoding protein RIC-3b, which produces MSISTFQKVTIVSCVVLCVALLLPKMLLSRGKRDSEAPAGQFPPGPQRASVSEEQRRSGRQFSRAHNPEAIARAKGAGAGAGTGGKSNLAGQIIPIYGFGILLYILYILFKITSKGKTSKPPESRFAAVRSEHTQRKITDFELAQLQDRLNETKDVIERIISSASVGTDSVGAAVAVDEEQKLLQQLQEITRVMQEGRLVDSIPANTGHSCGHQWDDLPDDSRNEHFCCVHSPDASANAQTRESDGPDEPAEEPTDDNCNTPVCDSISQSQPETDASTGSDITPGPVSEHGAVRRRNKQ
- the rpl27a gene encoding 60S ribosomal protein L27a — encoded protein: MPTKKSKTRKLRGHVSHGHGRIGKHRKHPGGRGNAGGMHHHRINFDKYHPGYFGKVGMRHYHLKKNTVFCPTINLDKLWTLVSEQTRVNYGKKPDGPAPIIDVVRAGYFKVLGKGKLPKQPVIVKAKFFSRRAEEKIKGVGGACVLTA